The following are from one region of the Anguilla rostrata isolate EN2019 chromosome 7, ASM1855537v3, whole genome shotgun sequence genome:
- the phlda1 gene encoding pleckstrin homology-like domain family A member 1 — protein sequence MLDSGGKVLKEGLLEKRSDGLLQLWKKKHCVLTDEGLILLHPKQHDNQHQQHPTKDHGCKIKELRFSSMKTVDCVERKGKYVYFTVVMSEGKEIDFRCPQDEVWNAEITLQMVQYKNRQAILAVKSTRQKQQLLVVQLPGHKTIKNSQNAA from the coding sequence atgttggACAGTGGTGGCAAGGTGCTTAAAGAGGGACTGCTGGAGAAACGGAGCGACGGCTTGCTGCAGCTGTGGAAGAAGAAGCATTGTGTACTCACGGACGAGGGTCTCATTCTCCTCCATCCGAAACAGCACGACAACCAGCATCAGCAGCATCCGACAAAGGACCACGGTTGCAAAATCAAAGAGCTGCGCTTCTCCAGCATGAAGACCGTGGACTGCGTCGAGAGGAAGGGCAAGTACGTCTACTTCACCGTGGTCATGTCGGAGGGCAAGGAGATCGATTTCAGGTGCCCGCAGGACGAGGTTTGGAACGCCGAGATAACTTTGCAAATGGTGCAGTACAAAAACAGGCAGGCTATTCTCGCGGTAAAGTCCACCCGACAGAAACAGCAACTACTCGTCGTGCAGCTTCCAGGACACAAGACCATCAAGAACTCCCAGAACGCCGCGTGA